Within Candidatus Terasakiella magnetica, the genomic segment GGTCGAACATGTGATGGCAGAAGAAGAAAAAGAAGCCACCCGCATCAATATCCAAATCGCTGAAGAAGAGCGCTATATGCTCAAAGGCGTAACCGCACGGCGCAAACGCAACATGCGCCGGGTGCGCAAACTGGCAGAACTGCGCGAAACAAAGGCCAATACGGTTAAGACCCAAGGCACAGCCAAGCTTCAATTAGAAAGCGGTAAATCATCGGGCAAGCTGGTGATTGAAGCCACGGACCTATGTAAAAGCTTTGATGAAAAAGTCATTTGTAAGGGCTTTTCCACCCGCGTGATGCGCGGTGATAAAATTGGCCTCATCGGTCCAAACGGGGCGGGTAAAACCACCTTATTAAAAATCCTCACCGGGCAGATCACCCCCGATAGCGGAGACATTCGCATCGGCACCAACCTAAGCCCGGCGTATTTTGACCAAAAACGCAATAACCTGCCCCAAGATGTCACCTGCTGGGATTATCTTGCCGATACGGGCGGGGATGAAATTTTGGTCCATGAACAGCCCAAACATGTGGTCACCTACATGCGTGATTTCTTGTTTGAGGAACGCCAAGCCCGCCAGCCCATTCATGCGCTTTCTGGTGGGGAGAAAAACCGCCTGATGCTGGCAAAGCTGCTGGCAAGCCCAACCAACTTCCTTGTTTTGGATGAGCCGACCAACGATCTGGATATGGAAACGCTCGACCTGCTGCAAGAAATGCTGGCTGAATATGACGGAACACTTTTGCTGGTTAGCCACGACCGTGACTTCCTTGATCGCGTGGTCACTTCCACCATCGCCGTTGAAGGTGCGGGTGAGGTGGAAGAATACCCCGGTGGCTATGAAGATTATCTCAGCCAGCGAAAAGCCAAAGAAGAAGAAATCGCAAGCCCAAAGGCCAAGCCCGCAAGCACCGCCAAGCCAAAAGAACAGGCTAAAAAGCCAAAAGGCAAGCTCAGTTACAAAGACCAGCGTGAGCTTGATATGCTGCCTTCAAAAATGGAAAAGCTTGGTGAGGAAAAAGACACGCTGGAAAAAGAAATGGCAAATCCTGATCTCTTTAGTAAGAATCCAGATAAGTTCCAGAAAACCAGTGATCGTTTAACCGCAATTCAAGAAGAGCTTGATCATTGTGAAGAACGCTGGCTGGAGCTTGAAATGTTGGTGGAAGAGTTAAACGGCTAGGGTCAGGACCTATTAATTTATTGAGTTTGGCAGAGATGAATTTGAAGAAGGATTAGGCATACTCCCCGCAGAAGTACTTGTACTTTAAGGGGTGTATAACGACAGCTTTCTTCAAATTCATCCTGTCCCTTTGGGATTTATTAAATTAATAGGTCCTGACCCTAAAGCTGTCTAGACCTCGATTCGCTCCACCAACGCGCCGCTGTCTTCAAAACAGACACAAACAAGCTTGCCGCCAAGCCCACAGCCGCCATCAATGCAGAGCTGGTGTTTTGCCATATGAAAGCCTTCATGGCGATGGTCATAGCCGCGAATCGTGCGATCATAGCCACTATAGGGGTGATCTAGCTCGCGAAATTCCTGTGTGCCCCACCAAAAAGCATCACTTTGGGCATCAAGTGGCATATCGGGCACCACATTGGCATTCACAAACAAAAGCTTCTTATCTTCAGTGTAAGCCGCACGTTTTAGGGCGTCCATATATTGCTCATGCCCATCCATCTTATGCATGCTGGCTTTAAGGATATTCATCCAGTCACTCACACCCTTCATGCCACCATGGGCGGCCTCAATACCTTCATCACAACTGGTGCCATAGGCCTGCAAGGTACTATCAACACCTTGGTTGGACATCCATGTGAGCACTTCTTCAGGTTCTTTGGCAAAAGGCAGGTGGCGCAGCTTATAAAGCATCTCTTCCTGACAGCCGCGCAAAAAGATCACATCATCAAGCCCGGCCCCGTCTTGTAAGATAACAAGGCGGCGAAAGTTGAGAATCTCGTTAATGCAGCCTGCTACATCAGGCCCGCGCCCCATGATATTGCCCGTATAGATCAACACATCACTGGGCAGAAAATGATTAGCCAACTGACCATGCATAGCCTTGAGCTGGTCAAGCTCCCCATGCACAGCAGAAACGGCCCAAACGCGCCGTTTGCCAGTTATTTCTGCAAATTTAGATGTCAATTGCATGTGTTAATTTTAGCTCCAAAAGAAAAGGCAGGAGGATCATCTGATCCATCCTGCCCTTCTAAAAGACGTTATGCAAGAAAAGCTTATGCAGCTTTTTCTTTCTGAAGGACGTCTTCCAGTTTCTCAGTTGCTGCATCTTTGTCAATATTTTCAACAGCTGCGACTTCATGAGCGAGGCGCTCAAGGGCTGCTTCATAGATTTGACGCTCAGAGAAAGACTGGTCAGGTTGTCCAACATTGCGGTACAGGTCACGTACCACTTCAGCGATCAGAACCGGGTCACCGGAGTTGATCTTTGCTTCATATTCTTGTGCACGACGGCTCCACATGGTGCGCTTGACTTTCGCTTTGCCTTTAAGCGTTGTAATGGCGGAATCCATGATTTTACCGGAGCTGAGTTTACGCAGGCCAGCAGCTTTAATTTTGCCAACTGGGACACGAAGTGTCATACGCTCATGTTCGAATGTAATCACAAACAATTGTAGTTCATGACCACCGATTTCTTGTGTTTCAACACCCACAACGCGGCCTACGCCATGTGTTGGATATACGACAA encodes:
- a CDS encoding ATP-binding cassette domain-containing protein — protein: MAPPPLLTLRDIHVTFGGRPVFEGVECAIHPGDRICLVGRNGSGKSTLMKVIAGLVEKDDGERFVQPGVTVSYLPQDPTLPEGQTVHDYVHAGLRHEEEYHRVDICLEAMKLDGSRDTATLSGGEGRRAAIARAIVSEPDILLLDEPTNHLDLPTIQWLEEELQSFRGAMMMISHDRTFLRKLSRQLLWLDRSKIRRTDRGYEFFDEWVEHVMAEEEKEATRINIQIAEEERYMLKGVTARRKRNMRRVRKLAELRETKANTVKTQGTAKLQLESGKSSGKLVIEATDLCKSFDEKVICKGFSTRVMRGDKIGLIGPNGAGKTTLLKILTGQITPDSGDIRIGTNLSPAYFDQKRNNLPQDVTCWDYLADTGGDEILVHEQPKHVVTYMRDFLFEERQARQPIHALSGGEKNRLMLAKLLASPTNFLVLDEPTNDLDMETLDLLQEMLAEYDGTLLLVSHDRDFLDRVVTSTIAVEGAGEVEEYPGGYEDYLSQRKAKEEEIASPKAKPASTAKPKEQAKKPKGKLSYKDQRELDMLPSKMEKLGEEKDTLEKEMANPDLFSKNPDKFQKTSDRLTAIQEELDHCEERWLELEMLVEELNG
- a CDS encoding CarD family transcriptional regulator; the encoded protein is MAQNLPFDSGDFVVYPTHGVGRVVGVETQEIGGHELQLFVITFEHERMTLRVPVGKIKAAGLRKLSSGKIMDSAITTLKGKAKVKRTMWSRRAQEYEAKINSGDPVLIAEVVRDLYRNVGQPDQSFSERQIYEAALERLAHEVAAVENIDKDAATEKLEDVLQKEKAA